A stretch of the Desulfobacter sp. genome encodes the following:
- a CDS encoding IS4 family transposase produces the protein MTHISVPKKQLRSLNFDNFRCPLIKSLSKAPELQSRGDRPLKMTFEDQINALVYFHLQEHKSARHLIQDLKENVFAKENIAPDGGISRSSFCEAINHRGLEQLQFIFEDLYKQALECHPGEHAELGELVSIDGSLINAVLSMHWANYRKGSKKAKVHCGFDINHGIPNKIFLTEGNGAERTFVPKILSKGQTGVMDRGYQSHKEFDLLQEQGKHFVCRIKTRTTRTIIDNHETPSDSYIFYDALVKLGTPNQNQTKRPVRVVGYKIAGVKYYVATDRHDLTAEQIATIYKLRWTIEDFFKWWKEHLKVYHLIARSEYGLMVQILGGLITYLLLAIHCQKQFNEKVTIKRVRQLRTAILNDLFGCEEQGSHSSNRDNIVKDQKIIEQAKT, from the coding sequence ATGACGCACATCTCAGTCCCTAAAAAACAACTACGGTCCCTGAACTTTGACAATTTCAGGTGCCCTCTGATAAAGTCACTTTCAAAAGCACCGGAATTACAATCTCGAGGAGACCGCCCTTTAAAAATGACATTCGAAGACCAGATAAATGCTTTGGTTTATTTCCATCTTCAGGAGCACAAGTCTGCCCGACATTTAATTCAGGATCTCAAGGAGAATGTTTTTGCTAAAGAAAATATTGCGCCAGACGGTGGTATCAGCCGTAGTAGTTTCTGTGAAGCCATCAATCACAGGGGACTCGAACAACTGCAATTTATCTTTGAGGATCTTTATAAACAGGCTCTTGAGTGTCATCCGGGTGAACACGCCGAGTTAGGAGAGTTGGTTTCCATTGACGGTAGTCTCATAAATGCAGTCCTTTCAATGCACTGGGCGAACTACAGAAAAGGAAGTAAAAAAGCCAAAGTACATTGCGGATTTGACATTAATCACGGAATCCCAAACAAAATCTTTTTGACTGAAGGCAACGGCGCTGAACGCACTTTTGTTCCCAAAATACTTTCCAAGGGGCAAACAGGTGTTATGGATCGTGGATATCAATCCCATAAAGAATTTGACCTGCTTCAGGAGCAAGGCAAACATTTTGTCTGCCGTATAAAAACCAGGACAACAAGAACAATTATTGATAACCACGAGACCCCTTCCGACAGCTACATTTTTTATGATGCACTGGTTAAACTTGGTACTCCGAATCAAAACCAGACGAAAAGGCCTGTTCGGGTTGTTGGCTATAAAATTGCTGGCGTCAAATACTATGTGGCAACTGACAGGCATGATTTAACAGCGGAACAAATAGCAACAATTTATAAACTCCGGTGGACCATTGAGGATTTTTTCAAATGGTGGAAAGAACATCTGAAGGTATATCATCTCATTGCCCGCAGTGAATACGGCCTTATGGTTCAGATTCTTGGCGGCCTTATCACTTACCTGTTACTGGCAATCCATTGCCAAAAACAGTTTAATGAAAAGGTCACGATCAAAAGAGTTCGGCAGCTGCGAACCGCCATTCTAAATGACCTGTTTGGCTGCGAGGAGCAGGGCTCTCATAGTTCAAACAGGGACAATATTGTCAAAGATCAAAAAATTATTGAGCAAGCAAAAACCTAA
- a CDS encoding tRNA 2-thiocytidine(32) synthetase TtcA — translation MGRGLQKKVNRGFGKAVHDWKMIADQDRILVGVSGGKDSLILLHLLASLKKKAPVEFELFPVHIDPGFKDCFAPDLKRYVNSLDLPLHIEYTDYGVLAHSDKNRENPCFLCSHLRRKCLFELSRTHQCGKIALGHNKDDLIETLFINIFYAGKIGTMKPKQSFFQGSLDIIRPLSYLEKDDITRLCRMQEMPEFVNSCPSADLTKRGEIRKMLEGMYRQNKHIKGNIFRAMGNVASDYLLKTPS, via the coding sequence TTGGGTCGGGGGCTGCAAAAAAAAGTGAACCGCGGTTTTGGAAAGGCGGTTCACGACTGGAAAATGATTGCCGACCAGGACCGTATTCTGGTCGGGGTTTCAGGCGGAAAAGACAGCCTCATACTATTACACCTTTTAGCCTCCCTTAAAAAAAAAGCACCTGTTGAATTTGAACTTTTTCCCGTGCATATTGACCCTGGGTTTAAAGATTGCTTTGCCCCTGACCTTAAAAGATATGTAAATTCCCTTGACCTGCCGTTGCATATTGAATATACCGATTACGGCGTTCTGGCCCATTCAGACAAAAACAGGGAAAATCCCTGTTTTTTATGCAGCCATTTGAGGCGCAAATGCTTGTTTGAACTTTCCAGGACCCACCAATGCGGGAAAATTGCCCTGGGTCATAATAAGGATGATTTGATTGAAACCTTATTTATTAATATTTTTTATGCTGGCAAAATCGGCACAATGAAGCCCAAGCAATCTTTTTTTCAGGGATCTCTTGATATCATCAGGCCCCTGTCATATCTTGAAAAAGATGATATAACAAGGCTCTGCCGCATGCAGGAAATGCCTGAGTTTGTCAATTCCTGTCCCAGTGCGGATCTGACCAAAAGGGGTGAGATCCGTAAGATGTTGGAAGGCATGTACCGGCAGAATAAACATATAAAGGGAAATATATTCAGGGCAATGGGCAATGTTGCCTCGGATTATCTTTTAAAGACGCCATCATGA
- a CDS encoding IS6 family transposase: protein MKNENPFKWRHYEKEIILLNVRWYLRYQLSYRNLEEMMQERGLSVDHSTIYRWVQRYAPEMEKRSRKYLRQSNDSYRIDETYIKVRGKMKYLYRAVDSRGNTIDFLLRSRRNMESAKRFFKKMLRASNSSRPRVLSVDGNPAYPPAVKALKEKKLLNKDCILRQNKYLNNIIEQDHRFIKKLVRAGMGFKTFHSAWRTLKGYEIMNMIRKGQVKNIRKGEILKQKEFVENLFSYAA from the coding sequence ATGAAAAATGAAAACCCTTTCAAGTGGCGTCATTATGAAAAAGAAATCATCCTGTTGAATGTTCGCTGGTATCTGAGATATCAACTGAGTTACAGGAATCTGGAAGAGATGATGCAAGAACGGGGCTTGTCTGTGGATCACAGTACCATTTACCGATGGGTTCAGCGCTATGCTCCTGAAATGGAAAAGCGAAGCAGGAAGTATCTGCGGCAATCAAATGATTCTTACCGTATTGATGAAACATATATCAAGGTGCGGGGGAAAATGAAGTATCTTTACCGAGCGGTCGATTCCCGTGGAAATACCATCGATTTTCTTCTTCGCAGCAGACGTAATATGGAATCTGCCAAACGATTTTTTAAAAAGATGCTGCGAGCTTCCAATAGCTCCAGACCTCGGGTTCTGAGTGTTGACGGAAATCCTGCATATCCTCCGGCTGTAAAGGCTTTGAAAGAAAAAAAGCTTCTGAATAAGGACTGTATCCTAAGACAGAATAAATATCTGAACAATATTATTGAGCAAGACCACCGGTTTATCAAAAAGCTTGTCAGAGCTGGTATGGGGTTCAAGACATTTCATTCTGCCTGGCGGACGCTAAAAGGCTATGAAATTATGAACATGATCAGAAAAGGACAAGTTAAAAATATCAGGAAGGGAGAAATTTTAAAGCAGAAAGAATTCGTCGAAAATCTGTTTTCTTATGCTGCGTAA
- a CDS encoding phosphatidylserine decarboxylase family protein produces the protein MDKSKWPAKAVLPIAVPGVKFVVSAILVTGVFFYFGWVIPGLIALVATVFTTWFFRDPERKIPSGEDVLVSPADGKVIIVEKLAPCEYMDGPCQKISIFMNVFNVHVNRIPLDGLVEKVKYNPGKFINASFDKASVHNERNALKIKTDSGKTFVVVQIAGLVARRIVNCVNAGDRVQKGERYGMIQFGSRLDLYLPLSFDPAVSVGDKTRAGSTIIGVMH, from the coding sequence ATGGATAAATCAAAGTGGCCGGCAAAGGCGGTATTGCCCATTGCTGTGCCGGGTGTAAAATTTGTAGTGTCAGCCATCCTTGTTACCGGGGTGTTTTTTTATTTCGGCTGGGTGATCCCGGGTTTGATTGCCCTGGTTGCCACCGTGTTTACCACCTGGTTTTTCAGGGACCCTGAGCGCAAGATACCCTCGGGGGAGGATGTGCTGGTCTCTCCTGCCGACGGCAAGGTGATTATTGTCGAAAAGCTTGCGCCCTGTGAATACATGGACGGGCCCTGTCAGAAGATCAGTATTTTTATGAACGTCTTTAACGTTCATGTGAATCGGATTCCCCTTGACGGTCTGGTGGAAAAGGTCAAGTATAATCCGGGCAAGTTTATCAATGCCTCCTTTGACAAGGCCTCGGTTCATAATGAACGCAATGCCCTGAAAATAAAAACAGATTCGGGCAAAACCTTTGTGGTGGTTCAGATCGCCGGCCTGGTAGCCCGCAGAATTGTCAATTGTGTAAATGCAGGGGATCGGGTGCAAAAGGGAGAGCGTTACGGCATGATCCAGTTTGGCTCCCGCCTGGACCTTTATCTGCCCCTGAGTTTTGACCCGGCTGTAAGCGTTGGTGATAAAACAAGGGCAGGAAGTACCATTATCGGTGTAATGCACTGA
- the greA gene encoding transcription elongation factor GreA translates to MDQIPITTQGFEALKKELERLKTIERPENIKAIEVARAHGDLSENAEYHAAKERQSFLEGRIGEISYKVGNAKIIDPETVPKDVVRFASRVLVENLDSEEEIEYMIVGADEADIKKGKISSSSPLGSALIGKEPGEEAVVHAPGGKRIYEIIDIL, encoded by the coding sequence TTGGATCAGATACCTATTACAACACAGGGCTTTGAGGCCTTGAAAAAAGAATTGGAAAGATTAAAAACCATTGAGCGGCCTGAAAATATCAAGGCCATTGAGGTTGCCCGTGCCCACGGGGATCTGTCTGAGAATGCAGAGTACCATGCTGCCAAGGAAAGACAATCCTTTCTCGAAGGCCGGATCGGGGAGATTTCCTATAAGGTGGGCAATGCCAAAATTATCGATCCTGAAACGGTCCCCAAGGATGTGGTACGGTTTGCCAGCCGGGTACTTGTGGAAAATCTGGATTCAGAAGAAGAGATTGAATACATGATTGTGGGGGCGGATGAGGCTGATATTAAAAAAGGAAAAATTTCCTCGTCTTCACCTCTCGGCTCTGCTCTGATTGGCAAGGAACCAGGGGAAGAGGCGGTTGTCCATGCCCCTGGCGGTAAACGTATTTATGAAATTATTGATATATTATAA
- a CDS encoding DNA-directed RNA polymerase subunit omega has translation MARVTIEDCLKNVDNRFSLVHLAAKRIRQVREGADLMVKPSKNEDVVTVLREIAANRIVAKKRNISEDD, from the coding sequence GTGGCTCGAGTAACAATAGAAGATTGTTTGAAAAATGTGGATAACCGATTTAGCCTGGTTCACCTGGCTGCCAAACGGATTCGTCAGGTCAGAGAAGGGGCAGACCTTATGGTCAAGCCCTCCAAAAATGAAGATGTTGTGACTGTCCTCAGGGAGATTGCCGCCAACCGAATCGTTGCCAAAAAAAGAAACATCAGCGAAGACGATTAA
- a CDS encoding DegT/DnrJ/EryC1/StrS aminotransferase family protein, producing MKFAPWPYFEDDEIQAAVNVLKSGKVNQWTGTEVTTFETEFSGYIGVEYGVALANGSLALDLALKGLGIGKGDEVIVTPRSFIASASCVALQGGVPVFVDVDPVSQNITADTIVSAVTPKTKAVIAVNLAGWPCELGKIKNLCADHNLFLIEDCAQAHGASYKGKKAGSFGDCAVFSFCQDKIMTTGGEGGLLVTNNKELWERVWSYKDHGKGYQESNTSKPASRFKWLASSLGTNCRMTEIQAAMGRVVLKKLDAWVGKRQSFAGMFNEAFLNISGLRTTIPNENIFHSYYK from the coding sequence ATGAAATTTGCTCCATGGCCATATTTTGAAGATGATGAAATTCAGGCGGCAGTCAATGTGTTGAAATCCGGCAAGGTAAATCAGTGGACCGGAACAGAGGTGACAACCTTTGAAACAGAGTTTTCAGGGTATATCGGGGTGGAATATGGGGTTGCCCTTGCAAACGGCAGCCTTGCATTGGATTTGGCCCTGAAAGGGTTGGGCATAGGCAAGGGGGATGAAGTGATCGTAACGCCCCGATCTTTTATTGCCTCTGCAAGCTGTGTGGCCCTCCAAGGCGGTGTGCCGGTGTTTGTGGATGTGGATCCGGTCAGCCAGAATATCACTGCGGATACCATCGTTTCTGCCGTCACCCCAAAGACAAAGGCAGTGATTGCGGTGAATCTGGCCGGCTGGCCTTGTGAATTAGGTAAGATAAAGAATTTGTGCGCTGATCATAACCTTTTTCTCATAGAGGATTGTGCCCAGGCCCATGGCGCTTCTTACAAGGGCAAAAAAGCGGGCAGCTTCGGGGACTGTGCTGTTTTTTCCTTCTGCCAGGATAAGATCATGACAACTGGCGGAGAAGGGGGGCTGCTGGTCACAAACAACAAAGAGCTCTGGGAGCGGGTGTGGAGCTATAAAGACCATGGAAAAGGATATCAGGAATCCAATACCAGTAAACCTGCATCAAGATTTAAATGGCTTGCCAGCAGCTTGGGTACCAATTGCCGGATGACGGAAATTCAGGCGGCCATGGGCCGGGTGGTCCTCAAAAAGCTGGATGCCTGGGTTGGAAAAAGACAATCGTTTGCAGGCATGTTTAACGAGGCCTTTTTAAATATTTCCGGGCTCAGGACAACGATACCCAATGAGAACATTTTTCATTCATACTATAAATAA
- a CDS encoding GTP cyclohydrolase I FolE2 — MIDIQNQPDFRNIPIDKVGIKGLKYPITVRDKTRGSQSTVAEISMYVDLPHQCKGTHMSRFVELLHVFRKQVSLESLASILEDMKTTLGAKSSHIEISFPYFVEKKSPSTESRGLMDYNCTIVGSSNSEKTADLVLKVAVPVTSVCPCSKEISDYGAHNQRGEVHVSTRFHKFIWIEDIVNLVELSASCDIFSVLKRADEKFVTEKAYNNPKFVEDIARDVAKVLIEDENITWFSVSAENFESIHNHSAYAYIEKTRP; from the coding sequence ATGATTGATATCCAGAATCAACCTGACTTTAGAAATATTCCCATCGACAAGGTGGGGATCAAGGGGCTCAAGTATCCGATTACCGTGAGGGATAAAACACGGGGGTCCCAGTCCACCGTGGCAGAGATCAGCATGTATGTTGATCTTCCCCACCAGTGCAAGGGTACCCATATGAGCCGGTTTGTGGAATTGCTCCATGTTTTCAGAAAACAGGTCTCTTTAGAGTCTTTGGCCAGTATTCTTGAGGATATGAAGACCACGCTTGGGGCCAAATCTTCCCATATTGAAATTTCTTTTCCTTATTTTGTTGAGAAAAAATCCCCCAGCACAGAGTCCAGGGGGTTAATGGATTATAATTGCACCATTGTGGGGTCCTCAAATTCAGAGAAAACAGCAGACCTTGTTTTAAAGGTGGCCGTGCCGGTCACATCGGTCTGCCCCTGTTCAAAGGAAATTTCAGATTATGGGGCCCATAACCAGCGCGGTGAGGTTCACGTGTCCACAAGATTTCATAAGTTCATCTGGATCGAAGACATTGTCAATCTCGTGGAGTTGTCTGCCTCCTGTGATATATTTTCAGTCCTCAAACGGGCCGATGAAAAATTTGTCACGGAAAAAGCCTATAACAACCCCAAGTTTGTCGAGGATATTGCAAGGGATGTGGCCAAGGTGCTCATCGAAGATGAAAATATCACCTGGTTTTCCGTGAGTGCGGAAAATTTTGAATCCATTCACAACCACAGCGCCTACGCGTATATTGAAAAAACAAGGCCCTGA
- a CDS encoding D-alanyl-D-alanine carboxypeptidase, giving the protein MPHKLLCLLFLTLSILCTAIDCPAKTCGVILSDDRGNILYAENETIKLIPASITKILTSLTALKTLGPDYQFKTWASLNTKTNNLHIKGFGDPLFISEKIQVLTDKIIQETKIQYVHDIILDHDYFHPDIIIPGTGSSLNPYDATTGALCANFNTVFFKRDRTTDRYLSAEPQTPLLNIFQDQIRATGQARGRILLSHDQRKKYPGLLIKAFLEKKGIRVTGAVRLGTFEASSSSSSILEYESDFTLDRVVAKLLQFSNNFMANQLMLTMGAHASGPPATLEKGMAQIRQFARETLELKDFTLKEGSGLSRQNRFSAQQMLVILKGFMPFYDLMQKDKNEFYKTGTLSDVRTRAGYFQGKDKRLYPFVIMLNRTDPGYTEIKQKLKAMVDNKTF; this is encoded by the coding sequence ATGCCCCACAAACTGCTTTGTCTTTTATTCTTGACCCTTTCTATTCTTTGTACGGCCATCGATTGCCCGGCAAAAACCTGCGGGGTTATTCTCTCGGATGACCGGGGAAACATCCTTTATGCTGAAAATGAAACCATAAAACTTATCCCCGCCTCGATTACCAAAATTTTAACCAGCCTTACGGCATTAAAAACCCTTGGACCGGATTACCAATTCAAAACATGGGCAAGCCTGAATACAAAGACCAACAATCTGCACATCAAAGGGTTTGGGGATCCGTTGTTTATTTCAGAAAAAATTCAAGTTTTAACCGATAAGATCATCCAGGAGACAAAGATTCAATATGTTCATGATATCATTCTTGACCATGATTATTTTCATCCTGACATCATTATTCCGGGCACGGGCAGCTCGCTGAATCCTTATGATGCCACCACCGGCGCCCTGTGCGCAAATTTTAACACCGTTTTCTTTAAACGGGACAGAACAACCGACCGTTACCTCAGTGCAGAGCCCCAGACGCCCCTGCTGAACATATTCCAAGACCAGATTCGAGCCACCGGGCAGGCCCGGGGCAGGATTTTATTATCCCATGACCAAAGAAAAAAATATCCAGGGCTTTTGATCAAGGCGTTTCTTGAAAAAAAAGGCATTCGTGTCACCGGCGCTGTCAGACTCGGGACCTTTGAGGCCTCGTCCTCGTCCTCGTCCATTCTTGAGTATGAATCTGACTTTACCCTGGACCGAGTCGTTGCAAAACTGCTGCAGTTTTCAAACAATTTTATGGCCAACCAGCTCATGCTGACCATGGGAGCCCACGCATCAGGACCGCCGGCAACCCTTGAAAAAGGAATGGCACAGATCCGACAGTTTGCACGAGAAACACTTGAATTAAAGGATTTTACCCTAAAAGAAGGATCTGGTCTTTCAAGGCAGAACAGATTTTCCGCCCAGCAGATGCTCGTTATTCTCAAAGGGTTTATGCCCTTTTATGATCTCATGCAAAAAGATAAAAATGAATTTTATAAAACAGGGACGCTCTCAGATGTGAGAACCCGGGCAGGGTATTTCCAGGGCAAAGACAAGAGACTTTACCCCTTTGTGATCATGCTCAACCGGACAGATCCCGGATACACAGAGATCAAACAGAAACTAAAAGCCATGGTGGACAACAAGACCTTCTAA
- the tsaB gene encoding tRNA (adenosine(37)-N6)-threonylcarbamoyltransferase complex dimerization subunit type 1 TsaB — MRLFSLSTAEQGASMAIFDGPNLVCESYWASPKTHSKCLMSMVEQMVVGQAGLVLSDIDGFIAARGPGRFTGLRIGISVVKGLAYGVSKPCAGISSLDGIALRFSNASMPVCVMMDAKRKQVYSALYQFCGGRLCQKSDEVVCAPEHAVDRAGTSALFVGSGSKAYQEMILARTSGKACFSHPSMDHVSATALVRAALEADQVFHSPDHLLVPVYLRKSDAEINFS; from the coding sequence ATGAGGCTTTTTTCTCTGAGCACGGCAGAACAGGGGGCCAGCATGGCCATTTTTGACGGCCCAAATCTTGTCTGTGAATCCTATTGGGCAAGCCCCAAGACCCATTCCAAGTGTCTGATGTCAATGGTCGAGCAGATGGTGGTGGGCCAGGCTGGTCTTGTGCTTTCCGATATTGACGGGTTTATTGCCGCCAGGGGACCGGGCCGTTTTACAGGGCTTCGTATTGGTATCTCTGTGGTCAAGGGTTTGGCCTACGGGGTATCAAAGCCCTGTGCCGGGATTTCAAGCCTTGACGGAATTGCCCTCAGGTTTTCAAATGCCTCAATGCCGGTCTGTGTGATGATGGATGCCAAGCGCAAGCAGGTCTATTCGGCGTTGTATCAGTTTTGTGGGGGCAGGCTTTGTCAAAAAAGTGATGAGGTGGTCTGTGCACCCGAACATGCCGTTGATCGTGCCGGAACTTCTGCCTTGTTTGTGGGGTCAGGGTCAAAGGCATATCAGGAAATGATTTTGGCCAGGACGTCTGGAAAGGCATGCTTTTCCCACCCGTCCATGGATCATGTGAGTGCAACAGCCTTGGTCCGGGCGGCATTGGAAGCGGATCAGGTTTTTCATTCCCCGGATCATTTGCTCGTTCCGGTTTATTTGAGGAAATCAGATGCGGAGATTAATTTTTCTTGA
- a CDS encoding acyltransferase yields the protein MENRFLDWTFPEIVDGKPTIYNWVVQHVKGLTLGFKTDIGAFSYINARYGVEIGDNVQIGSHCAIYSISTIDDKKGKVILNKNCCIGSHSTIMPGVTIGKNSVVGAHSFINKDVPDNVVACGVPVKIIKKVEK from the coding sequence ATGGAAAATAGATTTTTAGATTGGACATTCCCGGAAATAGTTGACGGGAAACCAACCATTTATAATTGGGTGGTTCAGCATGTTAAAGGCCTGACGCTTGGATTTAAAACAGATATTGGTGCTTTTTCATATATCAATGCAAGATACGGGGTTGAAATTGGAGATAATGTTCAGATCGGCTCTCATTGTGCCATTTATTCAATTTCAACCATTGATGATAAAAAAGGAAAGGTCATTTTAAATAAAAACTGTTGTATCGGTAGTCACAGCACAATTATGCCGGGGGTTACCATAGGAAAAAATTCTGTGGTGGGCGCACATAGCTTTATTAATAAGGATGTCCCGGACAATGTGGTGGCCTGTGGGGTGCCTGTTAAAATAATAAAAAAGGTGGAGAAATAA
- a CDS encoding sugar transferase has translation MFPLLCLIAVLVRHKLGTPVFFKQMRPGLKGRPFVMYKFRTLTQDMDSNGQLLPDEKRMTRFGAKLRQSSLDELPELMNVLTGDMSLVGPRPLLMQYLDRYSPEQARRHDVKPGITGWAQVNGRNLLSWPEKFKLDTWYVDHHHFLLDLKILFLTMARVLKPQGISQEGQVTAEEFMGNTDHGK, from the coding sequence TTGTTTCCTTTGCTTTGCCTGATTGCTGTATTGGTAAGGCATAAGCTGGGCACTCCTGTGTTTTTTAAACAGATGCGGCCCGGTCTGAAAGGCAGACCTTTTGTCATGTATAAATTTAGAACCTTAACCCAGGATATGGATTCCAATGGTCAATTACTGCCGGACGAGAAAAGAATGACTCGGTTTGGTGCAAAGCTCAGGCAATCGAGTCTTGATGAGCTGCCTGAGCTTATGAATGTGCTCACAGGAGACATGAGTCTTGTGGGGCCACGGCCATTGCTGATGCAGTATCTGGATCGGTATTCACCTGAGCAGGCAAGACGCCATGACGTCAAACCAGGCATCACAGGCTGGGCCCAGGTCAATGGGCGGAATCTGCTGTCATGGCCTGAAAAATTCAAACTGGATACCTGGTATGTTGATCATCATCATTTTTTGCTTGATTTAAAAATTTTGTTCCTGACCATGGCCCGTGTATTAAAACCCCAAGGGATCAGCCAGGAAGGGCAGGTGACCGCAGAAGAGTTTATGGGGAATACAGACCATGGAAAATAG
- a CDS encoding OmpA family protein, translating to MDALPLIAKFRAKIVCVMFQVLFCIVLFSGNAHGFYEKKGLNIEAYSMAELKAVIDEYRIQAKVINKQIQDVEKDLDWLVLKINRISDSGRKIPAQLKHSVALKEKKAVQLGKQKNRLETLVLGYEKAYAAKAEKMAPKKISNIKVNPIAAATTKVPDASMTQGKISDIELAVKKAGLEDWVEVLNADGGCAKINNTLPILFSSGSAVLAKEYQSFLKKLAYFLKSYDVKIYVNGFADPDPIHTPKYPSNLELGASRAANLVHEMVKYGLKPDIFKIGTTGEYRFAAKEPSQNKSFQRRAQLTVVFSG from the coding sequence ATGGATGCGTTGCCGCTAATTGCAAAATTTAGGGCCAAAATCGTGTGTGTCATGTTTCAGGTGTTGTTCTGCATTGTTCTTTTTTCTGGAAATGCCCATGGGTTTTATGAAAAAAAAGGCTTGAACATAGAGGCCTATTCCATGGCCGAGCTTAAGGCTGTCATAGATGAGTACCGGATTCAGGCAAAGGTGATCAACAAGCAGATCCAGGATGTTGAAAAAGATCTGGACTGGCTGGTTCTTAAGATCAATCGGATATCAGATTCTGGAAGAAAAATACCCGCTCAGCTCAAGCATTCAGTCGCCTTAAAAGAAAAAAAAGCAGTCCAGCTGGGCAAACAGAAAAACCGACTGGAAACCCTTGTGCTTGGGTATGAAAAAGCATATGCGGCAAAGGCCGAGAAGATGGCCCCTAAAAAAATATCCAATATCAAGGTCAATCCCATTGCCGCGGCAACCACCAAAGTACCGGATGCCTCAATGACCCAGGGTAAAATCTCTGATATTGAGCTTGCCGTCAAAAAAGCAGGGCTTGAAGACTGGGTTGAAGTTTTAAATGCCGACGGCGGCTGTGCCAAGATCAACAATACCCTGCCCATCCTTTTTTCATCGGGTAGTGCAGTCCTGGCCAAAGAGTATCAATCCTTTTTAAAAAAACTGGCCTATTTTCTTAAATCCTATGATGTAAAAATCTATGTGAACGGATTTGCAGATCCTGACCCTATTCACACCCCAAAATATCCCTCCAACCTTGAACTGGGTGCATCACGGGCGGCAAACCTTGTTCATGAAATGGTCAAATACGGCCTGAAACCCGATATTTTTAAAATCGGCACCACAGGCGAATACCGCTTTGCTGCAAAAGAGCCTTCCCAAAATAAATCCTTTCAGCGGCGTGCCCAGCTCACCGTGGTCTTTAGCGGATAG
- a CDS encoding MarR family EPS-associated transcriptional regulator — MNAPLDDEIRFKLLTLLKDEPKLTQREMNQLMGISLGRLNFCVSALAQKGLIRIERFKNNSNKPGYLYQITPSGLKDLAHLTVNFLQLKLKEYEQIKKEIKKLSEQVSKMDSQLCDDPELLSDLKKIT; from the coding sequence ATGAACGCTCCGTTAGACGATGAAATCAGATTTAAATTGCTCACGCTTTTAAAAGACGAACCTAAACTCACCCAGAGGGAAATGAATCAGCTCATGGGTATCAGTTTGGGTCGACTCAATTTTTGCGTTTCCGCCCTTGCTCAAAAAGGGCTGATACGGATTGAGCGATTTAAAAATAATTCAAATAAACCTGGATACTTGTATCAGATCACACCCTCTGGACTTAAGGATCTTGCCCATCTGACCGTTAATTTTTTGCAGCTTAAGCTCAAAGAATACGAGCAGATTAAAAAAGAGATAAAAAAACTGTCCGAACAGGTGAGCAAGATGGATTCCCAGTTGTGTGATGACCCTGAATTATTGAGTGATTTGAAAAAGATCACCTGA